A genomic region of Denticeps clupeoides chromosome 17, fDenClu1.1, whole genome shotgun sequence contains the following coding sequences:
- the wnk1a gene encoding serine/threonine-protein kinase WNK1 isoform X2 has translation MSENLSKMVKFLSPQKNPNGSGSDSLLGEVPRRPHTVERERELLKAEHRFFRRSVICDSNATALEMPSKSSLLTSPPDCKRNPPAFGPEATRAVAIKVVPCNGVVENQELKKTEARNGTLAVEHETVELKGDCGAGDSVSSLDPSNKVLVSAISVIGPEDLKKQAGDASKDPDKAQADVEQKEHDKDAQDDTEEAETKAVSTSPDGRFLKFDIEIGRGSFKTVYKGLDTETTVEVAWCELQDRKLTKSERQRFKEEAGMLKGLQHPNIVRFYDSWESPSKGKKCIVLVTELMTSGTLKTYLKRFKEMKIKVLRSWCRQILKGLHFLHTRSPPIIHRDLKCDNIFITGPTGSVKIGDLGLATLKRASFAKSVIGTPEFMAPEMYEEKYDESVDVYAFGMCMLEMATSEYPYSECQNAAQIYRRVTSGVKPGSFDKVAIPEVKEIIEGCIRQNKDERYSIKDLLNHAFFQEETGVRVELAEEDDGEMVAIKLWLRIEDVKKLKGKYKENEAIEFSFDLQKDVPEDVAQEMVASGYVCEGDHKTIAKAIKDRVALICRKRDQRQMVREQVKRKLETEQMPEPQQPLSQVQTESVDLETDQQQHPTMETVQCSAVQSDAQPVISYSSLPSQSQLVGTTQNTQTQILLQHNTGQTFVPVPHTSDSVPVGTGCQTGTVMLLPGVSLLHQHPQQEGSVTTSNTQTQTLHGSLIPQATLNILPPLSVEQTSGQTLLPPSTESLSDAASGLSDGNEGTGGRHEGRSMKRHQRRSVRSRSRHEKMAKAKLNVLNICSIGDRVAECQLETHNRKMVTFKFDLDGDNPEEIAQIMIHSEFILESERDSFIEQVREVIEMADKKREGMKEGYAQIVSNLEQIPKTSSPLLPGAPQSVSSQIVCSAGRSFIVSPVPETRCKDPFFGPPSASTSFGEDVTSASDPSIPLHNTSCIMPHEESEVVSTAEPTPQQALCLTSSSKPPVDPGQPHMSHIPYQPTASDAAGQGSFTHVPSVSSSHPGSALSVPPVTAGRLSPAPIPAGTDRLSTSAVNGQGSVAPSLEHSENSGGRNSRSGSITTETQHPVPCNSAAPPSAIPAVQSPAVSSQLPALSAENECEALAKVPGIEDIYALDKKLRSLFMDQNSASSSSVQPDGTVTDSTSSPPSVVTSSPPVGVASQTPPCSLALPSGQPNTVTTAGQAGTPTETEPSSTMVSTAIITPDGPIASPYAEEKQSLIPHSSGGFVMGRFQVSVAPDDTERKIAHPSALGSSSSATPSSSSSTSSSSSSLSSPENTLHKSQTINGIKHDSSKAMTASKVIGRFQVSNLEVKVGRFSVSHTSEAQPISLDHKGQEADVAVRTPPVSFPNPCYCLSSDCDSEPEDEVFQREISQLRDRHMSEINALQFRQKEEIEALYSRLGRTPPAVLMPPALVSGTRRRPAKGKSNKLGRSIFQGTTQGTGKFTVKSEQGLNKLPDTCVVSTNCLSSISNSCSSASNESSQSQTPGTTQSGTGTFTDDLHQLVDNWARDAMNLVQTKKGPKQNSQGTDTIPRKFSAPSQLCSLAGSVPATNVLPASVGAHISPLGLAPQQFGYSCAPYSGNPQWSGPVGHSQLGMLQPTPAPASLQQGFHMGGGHKPSNNNGGGHLRTSQAS, from the exons ATGTCCGAAAACCTCAGCAAGATGGTAAAGTTCCTGTCTCCCCAAAAGAATCCTAATGGCTCCGGATCTGACTCGCTCCTGGGTGAGGTGCCCCGACGACCCCACACCGTTGAGCGGGAAAGGGAGCTGCTCAAGGCCGAGCACCGTTTTTTCCGTCGCAGTGTTATCTGCGACTCCAATGCCACTGCCCTGGAGATGCCCAGCAAGtcttctctcctcacctcaccgCCAGACTGCAAACGTAACCCTCCAGCGTTTGGACCCGAAGCTACCAGAGCTGTTGCTATTAAAGTTGTACCTTGTAATGGCGTGGTTGAAAACCAAGAGCTAAAGAAGACTGAGGCCAGAAATGGCACTTTGGCTGTGGAACACGAGACCGTTGAGCTGAAGGGAGATTGTGGGGCAGGTGACTCTGTGTCATCATTGGACCCCTCAAATAAGGTCCTGGTGTCCGCGATAAGTGTAATTGGCCCAGAAGACTTAAAAAAACAGGCTGGAGACGCGTCAAAAGACCCAGACAAGGCTCAGGCAGATGTTGAACAGAAGGAACATGACAAGGATGCGCAAGACGACACAGAGGAAGCGGAAACCAAGGCTGTGAGCACCTCACCTGATGGCCGCTTCTTAAAATTTGACATTGAAATTGGGCGTGGTTCTTTTAAGACTGTGTACAAAGGCCTGGACACTGAGACCACTGTTGAGGTCGCATGGTGCGAACTACag GATCGCAAGTTGACCAAGTCTGAACGCCAGCGCTTCAAAGAAGAGGCTGGTATGCTGAAGGGCCTGCAGCATCCTAACATTGTTCGTTTCTATGATTCCTGGGAATCACCATCTAAGGGCAAGAAGTGCATCGTATTGGTGACTGAACTTATGACTTCTGGCACTCTGAAAAC GTACCTGAAACGGTTCAAAGAAATGAAGATTAAAGTCCTGCGTAGCTGGTGCCGGCAGATCCTGAAAGGACTtcattttctgcacacaagatcCCCTCCTATCATCCATCGAGATCTTAAATGTGACAACATTTTCATCACTGGCCCTACTGGTTCGGTCAAGATTGGTGACCTGGGCCTTGCCACGCTGAAGAGGGCTTCGTTTGCCAAGAGTGTTATAG GTACCCCAGAATTCATGGCCCCTGAGATGTACGAAGAAAAATATGACGAGTCAGTGGATGTCTATGCCTTTGGGATGTGCATGCTGGAGATGGCTACTTCTGAGTACCCGTACTCCGAGTGCCAGAATGCAGCACAGATCTATCGCAGAGTCACCAGT GGGGTAAAACCTGGCAGTTTTGATAAAGTAGCTATCCCTGAGGTTAAGGAGATCATCGAGGGATGCATTCGTCAGAATAAAGACGAGAG GTACTCAATCAAGGACTTGCTGAACCATGCCTTCTTTCAAGAGGAGACGGGCGTGCGAGTGGAACTGGCTGAGGAAGACGACGGGGAGATGGTTGCCATAAAGCTGTGGTTGCGTATTGAAGATGTCAAGAAACTCAAAGGAAAGTACAAAGAAAACGAAGCCATTGAATTCTCCTTTGACCTTCAGAAAGACGTTCCAGAGGACGTGGCTCAGGAAATG GTGGCTTCTGGTTATGTCTGTGAAGGTGACCACAAGACTATTGCAAAGGCCATCAAAGATAGAGTAGCCCTCATCTGTCGGAAGAGGGACCAGAGACAGATGGTTCGGGAGCAGGTGAAGAGGAAGCTTGAGACAGAGCAGATGCCAGAGCCTCAGCAACCCCTTTCTCAAGTTCAAACAGAATCAGTGGATCTTGAGACGGATCAGCAGCAACATCCAA CCATGGAGACAGTGCAGTGTTCCGCAGTCCAGAGTGACGCTCAGCCTGTGATTTCTTACTCTTCCCTGCCCAGTCAGTCTCAACTTGTAGGAACCACTCAGAACACACAAACCCAGATTCTACTGCAACACAATACAGGCCAGACTTTT GTCCCTGTACCACATACCAGTGATTCTGTTCCTGTAGGGACTGGCTGTCAGACTGGAACTGTAATGCTGCTG CCCGGTGTGTCCTTGCTGCACCAACATCCACAGCAAGAGGGCAGTGTCACCACCAGTAACACACAAACCCAGACACTGCATGGATCCTTGATTCCACAG GCGACGCTGAATATCCTGCCTCCTTTGTCAGTGGAGCAGACATCAGGACAAACATTACTGCCACCTTCCACAGAAAG TCTTTCAGATGCTGCATCTGGTTTGAGTGATGGCAATGAAGGAACAGGGGGGAGACATGAGGGACGTTCTATGAAGCGCCACCAACGCAGATCAGTGCGCAGTCGCTCACGTCATGAGAAGATGGCCAAGGCCAAACTCAATGTGCTTAAT ATATGCAGCATTGGTGATCGGGTTGCAGAATGCCAGTTAGAAACTCATAACCGGAAAATGGTGACATTCAAGTTTGACTTGGATGGTGACAACCCAGAGGAAATTGCTCAGATCATG atccATAGTGAGTTCATCCTTGAAAGTGAGCGTGATTCATTCATTGAGCAAGTACGGGAGGTCATTGAAATGGCTGACAAGAAAAGAGAGGGCATGAAAGAAGGCTATGCTCAG ATTGTTAGTAATTTGGAACAGATTCCCAAGACATCAAGTCCTCTTCTGCCTG GTGCCCCACAGAGTGTGTCTTCCCAGATAGTGTGCTCAGCCGGCCGAAGTTTCATTGTCAGCCCTGTTCCGGAGACTCGATGCAAGGATCCATTTTTTGGACCACCATCAGCCAGTACGTCTTTTGGGGAGGATGTTACATCAG CTTCTGATCCAAGCATTCCTCTTCATAATACCTCATGCATTATGCCGcatgaagaaagtgaagtggtttCCACTGCTGAGCCCACGCCCCAGCAGGCCCTCTGCCTAACATCCAGCAGCAAACCCCCCGTGGACCCCGGCCAACCACATATGTCCCACATCCCATACCAGCCAACTGCATCAGATGCAGCTGGCCAAGGTAGCTTTACACATGTGCCCTCAGTCAGTAGCAGTCACCCAGGCTCTGCGCTGTCTGTTCCGCCAGTCACCGCAGGGAGACTTTCTCCAGCTCCAATCCCAGCAGGCACAGATAGGCTGTCTACCTCTGCAGTCAATGGCCAGGGATCTGTAGCTCCCAGCCTTGAGCACAGTGAGAACAGTGGTGGCCGCAACAGCAGGAGCGGCAGCATCACCACAGAGACGCAGCATCCAGTGCCATGCAATTCTGCAGCACCACCTTCTGCCATCCCTGCAGTGCAGTCTCCAGCTGTTTCTAGTCAGCTGCCTGCTCTCAGTGCAGAAAATGAGTGTGAGGCACTGGCCAAGGTGCCTGGCATAGAAGACATATATGCTCTAGACAAAAAGCTGCGATCACTCTTTATGGACCAGAATTCTGCATCCTCCTCTTCCGTGCAGCCTGATGGCACGGTCACAGATTCGACATCCTCTCCACCCAGTGTGGTcacttcctctcctcctgtGGGTGTTGCAAGTCAGACACCACCCTGCAGTTTGGCCCTGCCTAGTGGGCAGCCAAACACTGTGACCACTGCCGGCCAAGCAGGAACTCCCACTGAAACTGAGCCGTCCAGCACAATG GTATCAACAGCAATTATTACTCCAGATGGACCCATAG CATCTCCCTATGCTGAAGAGAAGCAGTCATTGATTCCACATTCATCTGGAGGTTTTGTGATGGGTCGATTCCAG GTCTCTGTGGCACCTGATGATACAGAACGTAAAATTGCTCATCCTTCAGCCTTAGGCTCATCATCTTCTGCAACTCCGTCATCCTCTTCCTCTACGTCTTCATCGTCCTCTTCTCTATCAAGCCCAGAGAACACGCTTCACAAATCTCAGACGATAAACGGCATAAAGCATGATTCATCAAAGGCCATGACTGCTTCAAAAGTTATTGGACGTTTTCAGGTGTCCAACTTGGAGGTTAAAGTGGGCCGTTTCTCAGTGTCTCACACCTCAGAAGCACAACCTATATCGCTTGATCATAAGGGGCAAGAGGCTGATGTTGCTGTAAGGACCCCTCCTGTCAGCTTCCCTAATCCCTGCTACTGCCTCAGTAGTGACTGTGATTCAGAACCAGAGGATGAGGTCTTTCAGAGGGAGATCAGCCAGCTCAGGGATAG GCACATGTCGGAGATAAATGCCTTACAGTTTCGCCAGAAAGAAGAGATCGAGGCCCTCTATTCTCGGCTGGGCAGAACACCACCTGCTGTGCTCATGCCCCCAGCGTTGGTGTCTGGTACTAGACGGAGACCAGCTAAAGGCAAAAGCAATAAGTTGGGCCGTAGCATCTTCCAAGGAACAACTCAAGGCACAG GTAAATTCACAGTTAAGAGTGAACAAGGGTTAAATAAGCTCCCAGACACTTGTGTTGTATCTACAAATTGTCTTTCTTCAATAa GTAATAGTTGCAGTAGTGCATCAAACGAGTCAAGCCAAAGTCAAACGCCTGGTACCACGCAGAGCGGCACAGGCACCTTCACAGATGACTTGCACCAGCTGGTGGATAACTGGGCACGAGATGCCATGAATCTGGTGCAGACTAAGAAGGGGCCAAAACAGAACTCGCAGGGAACTGAT ACAATTCCTCGCAAGTTTTCCGCGCCCAGTCAGCTTTGCTCACTTGCTGGTTCTGTTCCGGCTACCAATGTTCTTCCAGCCTCTGTGGGTGCACACATAAGTCCTTTGGGCTTGGCCCCACAGCAGTTCGGCTACTCCTGTGCGCCTTACAGCGGTAACCCCCAGTGGTCTGGCCCTGTGGGCCACTCGCAGTTGGGCATGCTCCAGCCTACACCAGCCCCAGCTTCGCTACAGCAGGGTTTCCACATGGGAGGAGGCCATAAGCCTAGTAACAACAATGGAGGGGGGCATCTGAGGACATCCCAAGCCAGTTGA
- the wnk1a gene encoding serine/threonine-protein kinase WNK1 isoform X1: protein MSENLSKMVKFLSPQKNPNGSGSDSLLGEVPRRPHTVERERELLKAEHRFFRRSVICDSNATALEMPSKSSLLTSPPDCKRNPPAFGPEATRAVAIKVVPCNGVVENQELKKTEARNGTLAVEHETVELKGDCGAGDSVSSLDPSNKVLVSAISVIGPEDLKKQAGDASKDPDKAQADVEQKEHDKDAQDDTEEAETKAVSTSPDGRFLKFDIEIGRGSFKTVYKGLDTETTVEVAWCELQDRKLTKSERQRFKEEAGMLKGLQHPNIVRFYDSWESPSKGKKCIVLVTELMTSGTLKTYLKRFKEMKIKVLRSWCRQILKGLHFLHTRSPPIIHRDLKCDNIFITGPTGSVKIGDLGLATLKRASFAKSVIGTPEFMAPEMYEEKYDESVDVYAFGMCMLEMATSEYPYSECQNAAQIYRRVTSGVKPGSFDKVAIPEVKEIIEGCIRQNKDERYSIKDLLNHAFFQEETGVRVELAEEDDGEMVAIKLWLRIEDVKKLKGKYKENEAIEFSFDLQKDVPEDVAQEMVASGYVCEGDHKTIAKAIKDRVALICRKRDQRQMVREQVKRKLETEQMPEPQQPLSQVQTESVDLETDQQQHPTMETVQCSAVQSDAQPVISYSSLPSQSQLVGTTQNTQTQILLQHNTGQTFVPVPHTSDSVPVGTGCQTGTVMLLPGVSLLHQHPQQEGSVTTSNTQTQTLHGSLIPQAWANELSPPIFSPPPNAEHLYFLYQASQATLNILPPLSVEQTSGQTLLPPSTESLSDAASGLSDGNEGTGGRHEGRSMKRHQRRSVRSRSRHEKMAKAKLNVLNICSIGDRVAECQLETHNRKMVTFKFDLDGDNPEEIAQIMIHSEFILESERDSFIEQVREVIEMADKKREGMKEGYAQIVSNLEQIPKTSSPLLPGAPQSVSSQIVCSAGRSFIVSPVPETRCKDPFFGPPSASTSFGEDVTSASDPSIPLHNTSCIMPHEESEVVSTAEPTPQQALCLTSSSKPPVDPGQPHMSHIPYQPTASDAAGQGSFTHVPSVSSSHPGSALSVPPVTAGRLSPAPIPAGTDRLSTSAVNGQGSVAPSLEHSENSGGRNSRSGSITTETQHPVPCNSAAPPSAIPAVQSPAVSSQLPALSAENECEALAKVPGIEDIYALDKKLRSLFMDQNSASSSSVQPDGTVTDSTSSPPSVVTSSPPVGVASQTPPCSLALPSGQPNTVTTAGQAGTPTETEPSSTMVSTAIITPDGPIASPYAEEKQSLIPHSSGGFVMGRFQVSVAPDDTERKIAHPSALGSSSSATPSSSSSTSSSSSSLSSPENTLHKSQTINGIKHDSSKAMTASKVIGRFQVSNLEVKVGRFSVSHTSEAQPISLDHKGQEADVAVRTPPVSFPNPCYCLSSDCDSEPEDEVFQREISQLRDRHMSEINALQFRQKEEIEALYSRLGRTPPAVLMPPALVSGTRRRPAKGKSNKLGRSIFQGTTQGTGKFTVKSEQGLNKLPDTCVVSTNCLSSISNSCSSASNESSQSQTPGTTQSGTGTFTDDLHQLVDNWARDAMNLVQTKKGPKQNSQGTDTIPRKFSAPSQLCSLAGSVPATNVLPASVGAHISPLGLAPQQFGYSCAPYSGNPQWSGPVGHSQLGMLQPTPAPASLQQGFHMGGGHKPSNNNGGGHLRTSQAS, encoded by the exons ATGTCCGAAAACCTCAGCAAGATGGTAAAGTTCCTGTCTCCCCAAAAGAATCCTAATGGCTCCGGATCTGACTCGCTCCTGGGTGAGGTGCCCCGACGACCCCACACCGTTGAGCGGGAAAGGGAGCTGCTCAAGGCCGAGCACCGTTTTTTCCGTCGCAGTGTTATCTGCGACTCCAATGCCACTGCCCTGGAGATGCCCAGCAAGtcttctctcctcacctcaccgCCAGACTGCAAACGTAACCCTCCAGCGTTTGGACCCGAAGCTACCAGAGCTGTTGCTATTAAAGTTGTACCTTGTAATGGCGTGGTTGAAAACCAAGAGCTAAAGAAGACTGAGGCCAGAAATGGCACTTTGGCTGTGGAACACGAGACCGTTGAGCTGAAGGGAGATTGTGGGGCAGGTGACTCTGTGTCATCATTGGACCCCTCAAATAAGGTCCTGGTGTCCGCGATAAGTGTAATTGGCCCAGAAGACTTAAAAAAACAGGCTGGAGACGCGTCAAAAGACCCAGACAAGGCTCAGGCAGATGTTGAACAGAAGGAACATGACAAGGATGCGCAAGACGACACAGAGGAAGCGGAAACCAAGGCTGTGAGCACCTCACCTGATGGCCGCTTCTTAAAATTTGACATTGAAATTGGGCGTGGTTCTTTTAAGACTGTGTACAAAGGCCTGGACACTGAGACCACTGTTGAGGTCGCATGGTGCGAACTACag GATCGCAAGTTGACCAAGTCTGAACGCCAGCGCTTCAAAGAAGAGGCTGGTATGCTGAAGGGCCTGCAGCATCCTAACATTGTTCGTTTCTATGATTCCTGGGAATCACCATCTAAGGGCAAGAAGTGCATCGTATTGGTGACTGAACTTATGACTTCTGGCACTCTGAAAAC GTACCTGAAACGGTTCAAAGAAATGAAGATTAAAGTCCTGCGTAGCTGGTGCCGGCAGATCCTGAAAGGACTtcattttctgcacacaagatcCCCTCCTATCATCCATCGAGATCTTAAATGTGACAACATTTTCATCACTGGCCCTACTGGTTCGGTCAAGATTGGTGACCTGGGCCTTGCCACGCTGAAGAGGGCTTCGTTTGCCAAGAGTGTTATAG GTACCCCAGAATTCATGGCCCCTGAGATGTACGAAGAAAAATATGACGAGTCAGTGGATGTCTATGCCTTTGGGATGTGCATGCTGGAGATGGCTACTTCTGAGTACCCGTACTCCGAGTGCCAGAATGCAGCACAGATCTATCGCAGAGTCACCAGT GGGGTAAAACCTGGCAGTTTTGATAAAGTAGCTATCCCTGAGGTTAAGGAGATCATCGAGGGATGCATTCGTCAGAATAAAGACGAGAG GTACTCAATCAAGGACTTGCTGAACCATGCCTTCTTTCAAGAGGAGACGGGCGTGCGAGTGGAACTGGCTGAGGAAGACGACGGGGAGATGGTTGCCATAAAGCTGTGGTTGCGTATTGAAGATGTCAAGAAACTCAAAGGAAAGTACAAAGAAAACGAAGCCATTGAATTCTCCTTTGACCTTCAGAAAGACGTTCCAGAGGACGTGGCTCAGGAAATG GTGGCTTCTGGTTATGTCTGTGAAGGTGACCACAAGACTATTGCAAAGGCCATCAAAGATAGAGTAGCCCTCATCTGTCGGAAGAGGGACCAGAGACAGATGGTTCGGGAGCAGGTGAAGAGGAAGCTTGAGACAGAGCAGATGCCAGAGCCTCAGCAACCCCTTTCTCAAGTTCAAACAGAATCAGTGGATCTTGAGACGGATCAGCAGCAACATCCAA CCATGGAGACAGTGCAGTGTTCCGCAGTCCAGAGTGACGCTCAGCCTGTGATTTCTTACTCTTCCCTGCCCAGTCAGTCTCAACTTGTAGGAACCACTCAGAACACACAAACCCAGATTCTACTGCAACACAATACAGGCCAGACTTTT GTCCCTGTACCACATACCAGTGATTCTGTTCCTGTAGGGACTGGCTGTCAGACTGGAACTGTAATGCTGCTG CCCGGTGTGTCCTTGCTGCACCAACATCCACAGCAAGAGGGCAGTGTCACCACCAGTAACACACAAACCCAGACACTGCATGGATCCTTGATTCCACAG GCATGGGCTAATGAGCTGAGCCCTCCTATTTTCTCTCCACCACCAAATGCTGAAcacctttattttctttatcaGGCCTCTCAG GCGACGCTGAATATCCTGCCTCCTTTGTCAGTGGAGCAGACATCAGGACAAACATTACTGCCACCTTCCACAGAAAG TCTTTCAGATGCTGCATCTGGTTTGAGTGATGGCAATGAAGGAACAGGGGGGAGACATGAGGGACGTTCTATGAAGCGCCACCAACGCAGATCAGTGCGCAGTCGCTCACGTCATGAGAAGATGGCCAAGGCCAAACTCAATGTGCTTAAT ATATGCAGCATTGGTGATCGGGTTGCAGAATGCCAGTTAGAAACTCATAACCGGAAAATGGTGACATTCAAGTTTGACTTGGATGGTGACAACCCAGAGGAAATTGCTCAGATCATG atccATAGTGAGTTCATCCTTGAAAGTGAGCGTGATTCATTCATTGAGCAAGTACGGGAGGTCATTGAAATGGCTGACAAGAAAAGAGAGGGCATGAAAGAAGGCTATGCTCAG ATTGTTAGTAATTTGGAACAGATTCCCAAGACATCAAGTCCTCTTCTGCCTG GTGCCCCACAGAGTGTGTCTTCCCAGATAGTGTGCTCAGCCGGCCGAAGTTTCATTGTCAGCCCTGTTCCGGAGACTCGATGCAAGGATCCATTTTTTGGACCACCATCAGCCAGTACGTCTTTTGGGGAGGATGTTACATCAG CTTCTGATCCAAGCATTCCTCTTCATAATACCTCATGCATTATGCCGcatgaagaaagtgaagtggtttCCACTGCTGAGCCCACGCCCCAGCAGGCCCTCTGCCTAACATCCAGCAGCAAACCCCCCGTGGACCCCGGCCAACCACATATGTCCCACATCCCATACCAGCCAACTGCATCAGATGCAGCTGGCCAAGGTAGCTTTACACATGTGCCCTCAGTCAGTAGCAGTCACCCAGGCTCTGCGCTGTCTGTTCCGCCAGTCACCGCAGGGAGACTTTCTCCAGCTCCAATCCCAGCAGGCACAGATAGGCTGTCTACCTCTGCAGTCAATGGCCAGGGATCTGTAGCTCCCAGCCTTGAGCACAGTGAGAACAGTGGTGGCCGCAACAGCAGGAGCGGCAGCATCACCACAGAGACGCAGCATCCAGTGCCATGCAATTCTGCAGCACCACCTTCTGCCATCCCTGCAGTGCAGTCTCCAGCTGTTTCTAGTCAGCTGCCTGCTCTCAGTGCAGAAAATGAGTGTGAGGCACTGGCCAAGGTGCCTGGCATAGAAGACATATATGCTCTAGACAAAAAGCTGCGATCACTCTTTATGGACCAGAATTCTGCATCCTCCTCTTCCGTGCAGCCTGATGGCACGGTCACAGATTCGACATCCTCTCCACCCAGTGTGGTcacttcctctcctcctgtGGGTGTTGCAAGTCAGACACCACCCTGCAGTTTGGCCCTGCCTAGTGGGCAGCCAAACACTGTGACCACTGCCGGCCAAGCAGGAACTCCCACTGAAACTGAGCCGTCCAGCACAATG GTATCAACAGCAATTATTACTCCAGATGGACCCATAG CATCTCCCTATGCTGAAGAGAAGCAGTCATTGATTCCACATTCATCTGGAGGTTTTGTGATGGGTCGATTCCAG GTCTCTGTGGCACCTGATGATACAGAACGTAAAATTGCTCATCCTTCAGCCTTAGGCTCATCATCTTCTGCAACTCCGTCATCCTCTTCCTCTACGTCTTCATCGTCCTCTTCTCTATCAAGCCCAGAGAACACGCTTCACAAATCTCAGACGATAAACGGCATAAAGCATGATTCATCAAAGGCCATGACTGCTTCAAAAGTTATTGGACGTTTTCAGGTGTCCAACTTGGAGGTTAAAGTGGGCCGTTTCTCAGTGTCTCACACCTCAGAAGCACAACCTATATCGCTTGATCATAAGGGGCAAGAGGCTGATGTTGCTGTAAGGACCCCTCCTGTCAGCTTCCCTAATCCCTGCTACTGCCTCAGTAGTGACTGTGATTCAGAACCAGAGGATGAGGTCTTTCAGAGGGAGATCAGCCAGCTCAGGGATAG GCACATGTCGGAGATAAATGCCTTACAGTTTCGCCAGAAAGAAGAGATCGAGGCCCTCTATTCTCGGCTGGGCAGAACACCACCTGCTGTGCTCATGCCCCCAGCGTTGGTGTCTGGTACTAGACGGAGACCAGCTAAAGGCAAAAGCAATAAGTTGGGCCGTAGCATCTTCCAAGGAACAACTCAAGGCACAG GTAAATTCACAGTTAAGAGTGAACAAGGGTTAAATAAGCTCCCAGACACTTGTGTTGTATCTACAAATTGTCTTTCTTCAATAa GTAATAGTTGCAGTAGTGCATCAAACGAGTCAAGCCAAAGTCAAACGCCTGGTACCACGCAGAGCGGCACAGGCACCTTCACAGATGACTTGCACCAGCTGGTGGATAACTGGGCACGAGATGCCATGAATCTGGTGCAGACTAAGAAGGGGCCAAAACAGAACTCGCAGGGAACTGAT ACAATTCCTCGCAAGTTTTCCGCGCCCAGTCAGCTTTGCTCACTTGCTGGTTCTGTTCCGGCTACCAATGTTCTTCCAGCCTCTGTGGGTGCACACATAAGTCCTTTGGGCTTGGCCCCACAGCAGTTCGGCTACTCCTGTGCGCCTTACAGCGGTAACCCCCAGTGGTCTGGCCCTGTGGGCCACTCGCAGTTGGGCATGCTCCAGCCTACACCAGCCCCAGCTTCGCTACAGCAGGGTTTCCACATGGGAGGAGGCCATAAGCCTAGTAACAACAATGGAGGGGGGCATCTGAGGACATCCCAAGCCAGTTGA